A DNA window from Drosophila pseudoobscura strain MV-25-SWS-2005 chromosome 2, UCI_Dpse_MV25, whole genome shotgun sequence contains the following coding sequences:
- the alpha-Cat gene encoding catenin alpha, with amino-acid sequence MGTLTDFGQIALKWDPKNLEIRTMSVEKTLEPLVLQVTTLVNTKGPSKKKKGKSKRASALVAAVEKATENFIQKGEQISYENPDITQEMLTAVDEVRKTGDAMSIAAREFSEDPCSSLKRGNMVRAARNLLSAVTRLLILADMVDVHLLLKSLHIVEDDLNKLKNASSQDELMENMRQFGRNAGELIKQAAKRQQELKDPQLRDDLAAARAMLKKHSTMLLTASKVYVRHPELDLAKVNRDFILKQVCDAVNTISDVAQGKSSQPTDIYSGAGELAAALDDFDEGIVMDPMTYSEKRSRQLLEERLESIISAAALMADADCTRDERRERIVAECNAVRQALQDLLSEYMSNISQKDNSPGLVRAIDQMCRKTRDLRRQLRKAVVDHVSDSFLETTTPLLDLIEAAKSGNEKKVREKADIFTKHAEKLVEVANLVCSMSSNEDGVKMVRYAAAQIESLCPQVINAASILTVRPNSKVAQENMTAYRQAWEVQVRILTEAVDDITTIDDFLAVSENHILEDVNKCVMALQVGDARDLRATAGSIQGRSARVCNVVEAEMDNYEPCIYTKRVLEAVKVLREQVMIKFEQRVEAAVGALCTNTNKDVDENEFIDASRLVYDGVREIRRAVLMNRSSEDLDTDTEFEPVEDLTLETRSRSSAHTGDQTVDEYPDISGICTAREAMRKMTEEDKQKIAQQVELFRREKMTFDSEVAKWDDTGNDIIFLAKHMCMIMMEMTDFTRGRGPLKTTMDVINAAKKISEAGTKLDKLTREIAEQCPESSTKKDLLAYLQRIALYCHQIQITSKVKADVQNISGELIVSGLDSATSLIQAAKNLMNAVVLTVKYSYVASTKYTRQGTVSSPIVVWKMKAPEKKPLVRPEKPEEVRAKVRKGSQKKVQNPIHALSEFQSPADAV; translated from the exons ATGGGGACATTAACTGATTTTGGACAGATTGCTTTAAAATGGGATCCAAAAAATTTAGAGATACGTACCATGTCAGTAGAAAAGACATTGGAACCACTTGTGCTTCAAGTTACAACTCTTGTAAACACCAAAGGTcccagcaaaaaaaagaaag gtAAATCCAAACGTGCCAGTGCATTAGTTGCAGCGGTTGAAAAAGCTACAGAAAACTTCATTCAGAAGGGAGAACAGATTTCCTATGAAAATCCAGACATTACACAAGAAATGCTCACCGCTGTCGATGAAGTACGTAAAACCGGAGATGCAATGAGCATTGCAGCCAGAGAATTTTCTGAAGATCCGTGCAGCTCGCTAAAAAGGGGAAACATGGTTCGAGCAGCCAGAAATTTGCTTTCAGCTGTAACTCGTTTATTGATATTAGCTGATATGGTAGATGTTCATCTGCTATTGAAATCACTTCACATAGTGGAAGATGATTTAAACAAACTTAAAAATGCATCCAGTCAGGACGAGCTTATGGAGAACATGAGG CAATTCGGACGAAATGCAGGAGAACTTATAAAACAAGCAGCAAAGCGTCAACAAGAACTTAAAGATCCCCAATTGCGGGATGATTTAGCAGCCGCTCGAGCTATGCTTAAGAAACATTCCACTATGCTTCTAACCGCATCCAAAGTCTATGTTCGTCATCCGGAGCTGGATCTAGCAAAAGTAAATCGAGATTTCATTCTAAAACAAGTTTGTGATGCTGTAAACACCATTAGCGATGTCGCTCAAGGCAAGTCATCTCAACCGACAGATATATATAGCGGCGCCGGGGAgctggctgctgctttggACGATTTTGAT GAAGGTATTGTTATGGATCCCATGACCTACAGTGAGAAGCGTTCTCGTCAGCTACTCGAAGAACGCCTGGAGAGCATTATAAGTGCAGCAGCGCTAATGGCGGATGCCGACTGTACAAGGGATGAGCGACGAGAAAGAATTGTCGCTGAATGCAATGCTGTAAGACAAGCTTTACAGGATTTACTCTCCGAATACATGTCCAAT ATAAGTCAAAAAGACAACAGCCCCGGACTGGTTCGTGCGATTGACCAAATGTGTCGCAAAACTCGGGATTTACGGAGGCAGCTGAGGAAAGCTGTTGTTGATCATGTTTCCGACTCATTCTTGGAAACGACTACACCCCTTCTGGATTTGATTGAAGCTGCTAAAAGCGGCAATGAGAAGAAAGTGCGCGAAAAAGCCGACATTTTCACCAAACATGCTGAGAAGCTTGTAGAGGTAGCCAATCTGGTGTGTAGCATGTCTAGTAACGAAGATGGTGTTAAAATGGTTCGGTATGCTGCTGCCCAGATAGAAAGTTTATGCCCACAAGTAATAAATGCAGCATCCATCTTGACTGTGCGCCCAAACTCAAAAGTTGCTCAAGAAAACATGACCGCCTATCGTCAAGCATGGGAGGTCCAAGTTCGTATTTTAACTGAAGCCGTCGACGACATTACTACCATTGACGACTTTTTGGCAGTATCTGAGAATCATATTCTTGAAGatgtaaataaatgtgtaatggCATTACAAGTGGGCGATGCTCGAGACTTGCGCGCAACTGCTGGATCCATTCAAGGGCGTTCCGCTCGAGTTTGTAATGTTGTTGAAGCTGAAATGGATAACTACGAACCATGTATTTATACCAAACGGGTTCTGGAAGCGGTTAAAGTTCTTCGAGAGCAAG TAATGATTAAATTTGAACAACGAGTGGAAGCTGCTGTTGGAGCTCTTTGTACTAATACTAACAAAGATGTCGACGAAAATGAGTTCATTGATGCCTCCCGACTGGTTTACGATGGAGTTCGCGAGATTCGCCGCGCCGTTTTAATGAATCGA agTTCAGAAGACctagacacagatacagaatTTGAGCCTGTAGAAGACTTAACCTTGGAAACACGAAGCCGAT CAAGTGCACATACTGGGGATCAGACTGTCGACGAATACCCAGATATTAGTGGTATTTGTACTGCTAGA GAAGCAATGCGGAAAATGACCGAGGAAGACAAACAGAAAATTGCCCAACAAGTGGAACTATTTCGTAGAGAGAAAATGACTTTCGATTCCGAGGTCGCAAAATGGGATGATACTGGCAACGACATCATTTTTCTAGCCAAGCACATGTGTATGATTATGATGGAAATGACCGACTTTACAAG AGGTCGTGGGCCCTTGAAAACTACCATGGACGTCATCAATGCCGCTAAGAAAATTTCTGAAGCAGGTACGAAACTAGACAAGCTAACCCGAGAGATAGCGGAACAGTGTCCAGAAAGTAGCACCAAGAAGGACTTATTAGCTTATCTGCAACGAATTGCTCTTTATTGTCATCAAATCCAAATTACTTCTAAAGTCAAAGCAGACGTACAAAACATAAGCGGGGAGCTAATTGTTTCTGGG TTGGATAGCGCAACATCGCTTATTCAAGCTGCTAAAAATCTTATGAACGCAGTAGTTCTTACTGTTAAGTATTCCTATGTAGCTTCGACTAAATATACTAGGCAAGGAACTGTATCA TCTCCTATTGTTGTATGGAAAATGAAAGCACCAGAAAAAAAGCCTTTGGTGAGACCAGAAAAACCCGAGGAGGTTCGAGCTAAAGTTCGAAAGGGCTCTCAGAAAAAAGTTCAAAACCCTATACATGCTTTATCTGAGTTTCAGAGCCCCGCTGATGCTGTATAA
- the spok gene encoding cytochrome P450 307a1 has product MFFSVCYLIIAIGITAIVISYILIIFKCNEKATVRIGLSNPEKAIRKFGQAPGPQPWPIIGNLDLLGRFKSNPFEGFGALTKQYGDIYSLTLGHSRCLVVNSLDLIREVLNKNGKFIGGRPDFIRYHKLFGGDRNNSLALCDWSNLQQKRRNLARRHCSPRESSPYFNKMSHIGCSEINHLMRELNKTQPGKPFDIKKLILGASANMFCQYMCSIRFDYNDKEFRRIVRYFDEIFWEINQGYSLDFLPWMLPFYKNHTQKIVQWSTTIRKFILDRVIHQREEMLDLDEPENDFTDALLRSLKEDQNVSRNTIIFMLEDFIGGHSAVGNLVMLALAYIAKNPMIGRRIEHEADIVTNKGRRRINLYDMDAMPYTMATIFEVLRYSSSPIVPHVAMEDTAIAGFGVTRGTIIFINNYMLNMSEKYWNSPDHFEPERFLDENYRRNIWKAVKCNDNRRGSEGSDSGIEFEKDTHVHKIIIDKLTSTKNSKKSKNIFNDKCGYQLKKNIPHFLPFSIGKRTCIGQNLVRGFGFVLLANIVQSYNITSADISKININHASVALPAKCFPLVLWPRA; this is encoded by the exons ATGTTTTTTTCGGTGTGCTATTTGATAATCGCTATTGGCATTACAGCAATAGTGATTTCCTACATATTAATCATATTTAAGTGCAATGAAAAAGCCACTGTTCGAATCGGGCTTTCCAATCCTGAAAAAGCAATTAGAAAGTTTGGTCAGGCTCCTGGTCCGCAACCCTGGCCAATTATCGGGAACCTCGATCTATTAGGTCGATTTAAAAGCAACCCATTCGAGGGTTTTGGAGCATTAACAAAGCAGTATGGTGATATATATTCATTGACTCTTGGTCACTCAAGATGCTTGGTAGTAAATAGCTTAGATTTAATTCGAGAAGTTCTtaataaaaatggcaaatttATTGGTGGACGTCCGGATTTTATACGATATCACAAGCTCTTCGGTGGTGATCGAAACAATT CACTTGCGCTGTGCGACTGGTCAAACTTGCAACAAAAACGGCGAAACTTAGCTCGACGGCATTGTTCTCCGCGGGAATCGTCtccgtattttaataaaatgtcTCATATAGGCTGCAGTGAGATCAATCACTTAATGCGTGAGCTGAATAAAACCCAACCTGGAAAACCCTTcgatataaaaaaattaattctTGGAGCTAGCGCCAATATGTTTTGCCAATATATGTGCTCAATACGGTTTGATTATAATGACAAAGAGTTTCGGCGAATAGTGAGATATTTTGACGAAATATTCTGGGAAATTAACCAAGGATATTCTTTAGATTTCCTACCATGGATGCTACCGTTTTATAAGAATCATACTCAAAAAATAGTGCAATGGTCTACAACAATACGTAAATTTATTTTGGATAGGGTTATTCATCAACGCGAAGAAATGCTCGATTTAGACGAACCTGAAAATGACTTCACAGATGCCTTGCTAAGAAGTCTTAAAGAAGACCAGAATGTATCGCGTAACACGATTATATTTATGCTCGAAGATTTTATTGGTGGCCACTCTGCTGTCGGAAATCTGGTTATGTTAGCACTTGCATACATAGCCAAAAATCCAATGATTGGTCGTAGAATTGAACATGAAGCTGATATCGTTACAAATAAAGGACGTCGCAGAATAAACCTTTATGACATGGACGCAATGCCCTATACAATGGCTACAATTTTTGAGGTTCTGCGATATTCGTCATCACCTATTGTTCCACATGTAGCAATGGAAGACACAGCTATTGCTGGATTTGGCGTAACTAGAGGCACTATCATTTTCATTAATAATTATATGTTAAATATGAGTGAAAAATATTGGAACTCTCCCGACCATTTTGAACCAGAACGATTTCTTGATGAAAATTATAGAAGGAACATCTGGAAAGCTGTAAAATGTAACGACAATAGACGCGGTTCTGAGGGATCCGACTCCGGTATTGAGTTCGAAAAAGACACGCATGTACACAAAATAATTATTGATAAGTTAACAAGtacaaaaaattcaaaaaaaagcaaaaatatatttaatgatAAATGTGGATaccaactaaaaaaaaatattcctcATTTCCTACCTTTTAGTATAGGCAAGCGCACGTGCATAGGACAAAATCTAGTGCGGGGATTTGGGTTCGTTTTATTAGCAAATATTGTGCAGTCTTATAATATTACCAGTGCTGATATATccaaaattaatattaatcaTGCCAGTGTAGCCTTGCCGGCCAAATGTTTTCCTCTAGTATTGTGGCCAAGAGCATAA